The Candidatus Zixiibacteriota bacterium genome includes a window with the following:
- the lipA gene encoding lipoyl synthase has translation MIQQQIEHRVPLTIKIEPLPKQRMPEWIKVQAKASPNYSRVKNILEEHKLHSVCQEAACPNIRECFGEGTATFMILGNHCTRGCRFCNVKTAVPLGLDRDEPRRLAEVVAKLNLKQVVVTSVTRDDLPDGGAEIFADTIHELRRRDPKMKVEVLIPDLQGNAEAVDIVLAARPDVFAHNVETVGRLYRRVRPGAEQERSLDILRQADRYAARPVVKTGFMVGLGERREEIEELLRQILDTGCEIVTVGQYLRPSGVHLPVERFVHPDEFKEIAAYGHEIGFKHVEAGPLVRSSYKAFSQSKDIIEAKESLLEKKKNV, from the coding sequence ATGATACAACAACAAATAGAACACAGAGTACCGCTTACCATAAAGATCGAACCACTGCCGAAACAGCGTATGCCGGAATGGATTAAAGTCCAGGCCAAAGCCTCACCCAACTATTCCCGGGTTAAAAATATCCTCGAGGAACACAAACTACACAGTGTCTGCCAGGAGGCGGCCTGTCCCAACATACGCGAGTGTTTCGGCGAAGGAACCGCGACGTTCATGATCCTTGGCAATCATTGCACACGCGGTTGCCGGTTTTGCAACGTCAAGACGGCTGTGCCGCTCGGTCTGGATCGCGATGAACCCCGCCGCCTGGCCGAGGTGGTGGCCAAACTGAACCTGAAACAAGTGGTGGTGACTTCGGTCACCCGCGATGACCTCCCCGACGGCGGCGCCGAGATATTCGCCGACACAATTCACGAACTGCGCCGTCGTGATCCGAAGATGAAGGTCGAAGTGTTAATCCCCGATTTGCAGGGAAACGCCGAAGCGGTCGATATCGTGCTGGCGGCCCGGCCTGATGTGTTCGCCCACAACGTCGAGACGGTCGGTCGACTCTATCGCCGAGTACGTCCGGGGGCCGAACAGGAGCGCTCGCTCGATATCCTCCGGCAGGCGGATCGTTATGCCGCGCGACCGGTGGTTAAAACCGGTTTCATGGTCGGGCTGGGAGAACGGCGCGAGGAAATCGAGGAGTTGCTGCGGCAGATTCTCGATACCGGCTGTGAGATCGTCACGGTCGGGCAATACTTGCGACCTTCGGGTGTACATTTGCCGGTCGAACGATTCGTGCATCCGGACGAGTTCAAGGAGATCGCCGCCTACGGTCACGAGATCGGTTTCAAGCATGTCGAGGCGGGTCCGCTGGTTCGGTCGTCTTATAAGGCGTTCAGCCAGTCGAAAGATATCATCGAAGCGAAAGAATCACTGTTGGAGAAAAAGAAAAATGTCTGA
- a CDS encoding FAD-dependent oxidoreductase, with translation MSETVRVVRRWEPARHKMAIQVERPQGFVYKAGQNADLRLPQIATDDQFDGSRSLSIASAPCEELLTFAVRDRESIYKKAFKSLREGDRVTVDGPFGTFGDKLNYDEPVVFLAGGIGITPILSLIRQMAHEDKTPPTWLFYSNRTPDQAAFLDELKQLHDETDWFTLVPTVTRVDRSELDGSFEHGRIDAAMLKRHLPEGIDPQFYLCGSTDMVWGVLAELDKIAQRSRVHIEDFTGFE, from the coding sequence ATGTCTGAAACAGTGCGAGTGGTCCGTCGCTGGGAACCGGCGCGGCACAAAATGGCGATTCAGGTGGAGCGACCGCAGGGATTCGTTTATAAAGCGGGACAAAACGCCGATCTTCGGTTACCGCAGATAGCAACCGATGATCAGTTCGACGGCAGCCGGAGTCTTTCTATCGCCAGTGCTCCTTGTGAAGAACTGCTGACTTTTGCGGTGCGTGACCGCGAGTCGATATATAAGAAGGCGTTCAAATCACTCAGGGAGGGGGACCGGGTTACGGTCGACGGTCCTTTCGGGACGTTCGGCGACAAACTCAATTACGATGAGCCGGTGGTTTTTTTGGCAGGGGGAATCGGTATCACCCCGATCCTCAGTTTGATTCGCCAGATGGCTCATGAGGACAAAACACCGCCGACCTGGCTGTTTTATTCCAATCGGACGCCGGATCAAGCAGCCTTTCTGGACGAACTGAAGCAATTGCACGATGAAACCGATTGGTTCACGCTGGTGCCGACGGTAACGCGTGTCGACCGCTCTGAGTTGGACGGTTCGTTCGAGCACGGCCGGATCGACGCCGCGATGTTGAAGCGGCATCTACCGGAAGGAATCGATCCGCAGTTTTATCTATGTGGTTCTACCGATATGGTCTGGGGAGTACTGGCGGAACTGGACAAAATCGCCCAGCGCAGCCGGGTGCATATCGAGGATTTCACCGGGTTCGAGTGA
- a CDS encoding putative Ig domain-containing protein, whose amino-acid sequence MLIAIIAVTVAFADTNPPNLKTVTNNNIPITHWADPGGSQPMTYADYRADHPASGSFSFNLITTAQPLSRIRDAVKFTIVINSDLLSQVTPAIDQYVMDLTGEGYEVEVYSSIGGNPEDLRAALYSRYQAGMAGCVFIGDLPVAWYETDFGDPPSHAEFPTDLFYMDLDGVYEDLDVDDIYDSHTGDVAPEIWMGRLTASPLTYYGNSEAELITRYFYKDHRYRSDCLPVNNRALVYVEDDWFDWSDSWDLDVGLAYNQRTFVKDKYVTFAPDYESRLDDNYELVEVCVHSWSGGHQFKNPIPQYSYTYFYELHNDIHPVGHFYNLFACSNALYTATDYMSGWYIFGPDYGLAAVGSSKSGSMLEFDDFYGPLGDGKVIGEAFYDWFAARAAGGFDESEITWHYGMTLNGDPTLKTQSLGSTDLLTYDNGAAYVLNLPGGDWTSYAMRFTAEEDITLGRVIALGSFPDSAAGIVYVYHSDGTNPTDVIDSVLVSGGDISSVDFSSRSISFSTGEEFHIAYKHQLANPTDSFQVYMDDGSGAEDRTSILDNGVWRRMTDIYSLPYNLCVHVEVITAPEPSIEITTDSLDDIDAGREVDIELLLEGGTPPFVWSLTAGALPDGLTLDSSSGKLSGTCSEMGHSYFSIRVDDNSSPSLYDVQHLDLIVLQPCGDVDGNGQGPDIADLVYLVTFMFQSGPEPPDMSLVDIDGSGTGPDIADLVYLVTYMFQSGPPPLCSR is encoded by the coding sequence ATGTTAATAGCAATCATTGCCGTTACCGTGGCTTTTGCCGACACCAATCCTCCCAATCTTAAGACCGTAACAAACAACAACATCCCTATCACGCATTGGGCCGATCCAGGCGGATCACAACCAATGACCTATGCCGACTACCGGGCCGATCACCCTGCTTCCGGTTCTTTCTCGTTCAATCTGATTACGACCGCTCAACCATTGTCTCGAATACGTGATGCCGTCAAGTTTACGATCGTAATTAACAGCGATTTGCTTTCCCAGGTTACCCCGGCGATTGACCAATATGTTATGGACCTGACCGGTGAGGGGTATGAGGTAGAGGTATACTCCAGCATTGGCGGTAATCCCGAGGACCTTCGCGCGGCGCTGTATAGCCGTTATCAGGCGGGTATGGCGGGGTGCGTTTTTATCGGTGATTTACCTGTAGCCTGGTATGAAACCGATTTTGGTGATCCGCCAAGTCATGCCGAGTTTCCAACGGACTTGTTTTACATGGATCTTGACGGAGTCTATGAAGACCTGGATGTGGACGATATCTACGATTCACACACCGGTGATGTCGCTCCTGAAATCTGGATGGGGCGGTTGACTGCCTCGCCTCTCACTTATTACGGCAATTCCGAAGCGGAGCTAATAACCCGGTATTTCTATAAAGATCATCGTTATCGCTCCGACTGTCTGCCGGTCAACAACCGGGCTTTAGTTTATGTTGAGGACGACTGGTTTGACTGGTCCGATTCATGGGACCTGGATGTTGGTCTGGCCTACAACCAGAGGACGTTCGTGAAGGATAAGTACGTAACCTTCGCACCGGATTATGAGAGTCGGCTTGATGACAACTACGAACTGGTGGAAGTATGTGTTCATTCCTGGTCGGGCGGTCATCAGTTCAAAAATCCGATACCGCAGTACAGCTACACGTATTTCTACGAGTTGCACAACGATATTCATCCGGTTGGTCATTTCTACAACTTATTTGCCTGTTCCAACGCTCTGTACACCGCGACCGACTATATGTCTGGTTGGTATATTTTTGGCCCTGACTACGGTCTGGCGGCGGTAGGCAGCAGCAAATCAGGATCGATGCTGGAATTCGATGATTTTTACGGTCCGTTGGGTGACGGTAAGGTAATCGGTGAGGCTTTTTACGACTGGTTTGCCGCCCGAGCCGCCGGAGGATTTGACGAATCGGAAATTACCTGGCATTACGGCATGACCCTCAACGGTGATCCGACCCTGAAAACACAGTCTCTTGGCTCAACTGATTTGCTGACTTATGACAACGGCGCCGCTTATGTTCTTAATTTGCCGGGTGGAGACTGGACGAGTTATGCGATGAGATTCACCGCGGAAGAGGATATAACGCTCGGTCGGGTAATAGCTTTGGGATCGTTCCCGGACAGTGCTGCCGGTATTGTCTATGTTTATCACAGCGACGGGACAAATCCAACCGATGTCATTGACTCGGTTCTGGTAAGCGGCGGGGATATCTCCTCAGTTGATTTTTCTAGCCGCTCAATTTCCTTCAGTACCGGTGAAGAATTCCATATTGCCTATAAACATCAACTGGCCAATCCGACCGACTCATTCCAGGTCTATATGGACGATGGAAGCGGCGCCGAAGATCGCACTAGTATTCTTGACAACGGCGTCTGGCGCAGGATGACCGATATCTACAGTTTGCCTTACAATCTGTGTGTCCATGTCGAGGTAATCACGGCGCCGGAGCCGTCAATTGAGATTACGACCGACAGCCTTGATGATATCGATGCCGGTCGAGAGGTTGATATCGAGTTGTTGCTGGAAGGCGGCACGCCACCGTTTGTCTGGAGCTTGACGGCCGGGGCATTGCCCGACGGCCTGACGCTCGATAGTTCATCCGGAAAGCTCTCCGGTACTTGCAGTGAAATGGGTCATTCTTATTTTTCGATCAGAGTCGATGACAACTCCTCGCCGTCGTTGTATGATGTGCAGCATCTGGATTTGATCGTTCTTCAGCCGTGTGGTGATGTCGACGGCAACGGGCAGGGACCCGATATCGCCGATTTGGTCTATCTGGTCACTTTCATGTTCCAATCCGGTCCGGAACCACCGGATATGAGTCTGGTCGATATTGACGGTTCCGGAACCGGTCCGGATATCGCCGATCTGGTCTATCTGGTTACCTACATGTTCCAATCCGGTCCGCCGCCTCTGTGCAGCCGCTGA
- the secA gene encoding preprotein translocase subunit SecA produces MWNLVTKIFGTAHERAVKKMLPLVEEINEHFARLADLSEDELKAKTDEFRQRLEAGETLDDIATEAFAVVKEACRRHVGVSWDVAGIETEWNMVPFDVQLIGGLALHEGKIAEMATGEGKTLVATMPVYLNALSSKGVHVVTVNDYLARRDREWMGRIYEYLGLTVGVIQNQMTNAERREMYKADITFGTANEFGFDYLRDNMAQTAEDRVHRNYNYAIIDEVDSILIDEARTPLIISGQVESSVNDRYREMKDTVKRVVSKQNQLVNDMLTKAEHLLEQDDGKGEFEAGINILAANRGAPKNKRLMKLLNQTGMKQLMNDVEAQFMRDKKLHEIDDRLYYYIDEREHTIVLTDQGQALLSPQEQKLFEIPDISTMLSEIDGDKSLDDEQRKQKTDEVYQIHSERSEKVHAINQLLRAYSLYEKDVEYVIQDGKVMIVDQFTGRILPGRRYSDGLHQSIEAKEGVTIEAESQTLATITLQNYFRMYDKLSGMTGTAETEAQEFFDIYKMDVMVIPTNVPVIRDDMEDRIYRTRHEKYTAVINEIETKHKEGRPVLVGTVSVEVSETLSRMLKRAGIGHNVLNAKHHQSEAEIVAHAGEAGAVTIATNMAGRGTDIKLGSGVREVGGLHIVGTERHESRRIDRQLRGRAGRQGDPGSSLFFLSLEDDLMRLFGGDRLGGIMDRLGVEEGEVITHAMVTKAIERAQKKVEAQNYAIRKHTLEYDDVMNVQRKWIYERRLAALERPSIKEEVVELIEDILQLLLDTYCTEDQHPEEWNMPGLVDELRQIYLLNLQFSPEDIISMSRESLKERILGAVMDFYGQKEALYGEEIMRQLERYAVLSTIDRHWRDHLAEMEELRAGIGLRAYHGQMGKPIDIYKKEGFTIFQNMVDTVDKEIVGLVFKLRVNMPEKSRAERRSDMVATKKDSTGMGMTGTPPPPAPGGVTPQGGPTGSNPMAAASKAGKQDRTFKREQPKVGRNDPCPCGSGLKYKKCHGRDA; encoded by the coding sequence ATGTGGAATTTAGTAACAAAGATTTTCGGAACTGCCCACGAGCGTGCCGTCAAGAAAATGCTGCCGCTCGTAGAAGAAATAAACGAACATTTCGCCCGCCTGGCCGACCTGTCCGAGGACGAACTAAAGGCTAAAACCGATGAATTCCGGCAACGGCTCGAAGCCGGTGAGACGCTCGATGATATCGCCACCGAGGCGTTTGCGGTGGTCAAAGAAGCCTGTCGCCGCCATGTCGGAGTATCCTGGGACGTAGCCGGGATCGAGACCGAATGGAACATGGTGCCGTTCGACGTGCAGTTGATCGGCGGGCTTGCCCTGCATGAGGGGAAAATTGCCGAGATGGCCACCGGTGAAGGTAAGACGCTGGTCGCCACCATGCCGGTTTACCTCAACGCCCTCTCGAGCAAAGGTGTCCATGTCGTCACGGTAAACGATTACCTTGCCCGTCGTGACCGCGAATGGATGGGCCGGATATACGAATACCTCGGCCTGACCGTGGGCGTGATTCAGAACCAGATGACCAACGCCGAACGGCGTGAGATGTACAAAGCCGACATCACCTTCGGCACCGCCAACGAGTTCGGTTTTGACTACCTGCGCGACAATATGGCTCAAACCGCCGAAGACCGCGTTCATCGCAATTATAACTACGCCATTATCGACGAGGTCGACTCGATTTTGATCGACGAGGCTCGTACTCCGCTGATCATTTCCGGGCAAGTCGAGTCCTCCGTGAATGACCGCTATCGTGAAATGAAGGATACCGTCAAGCGGGTCGTTTCCAAGCAAAACCAACTCGTCAACGACATGCTCACCAAAGCCGAGCACTTGCTCGAACAGGACGACGGCAAGGGCGAGTTTGAAGCCGGTATCAATATCCTCGCCGCCAACCGCGGCGCCCCCAAGAACAAGCGCCTCATGAAACTGTTAAACCAGACCGGCATGAAACAGCTCATGAACGACGTTGAGGCGCAGTTCATGCGCGATAAAAAGCTGCACGAGATCGATGATCGTCTGTACTACTACATCGACGAGCGTGAGCATACCATCGTGCTGACCGACCAGGGGCAAGCACTCTTGTCGCCGCAGGAGCAGAAGCTGTTCGAAATCCCCGACATATCGACCATGCTGTCGGAGATCGACGGCGACAAATCACTCGATGACGAGCAACGCAAGCAAAAGACCGACGAGGTGTACCAGATACACTCCGAACGGTCCGAGAAAGTGCATGCCATCAATCAGCTTCTGCGGGCATACTCGCTCTACGAGAAAGATGTCGAGTATGTCATCCAGGACGGCAAAGTAATGATCGTCGATCAGTTTACCGGCCGTATTCTTCCCGGACGACGTTATTCCGACGGTCTCCATCAGTCGATCGAGGCCAAAGAAGGAGTTACTATCGAGGCCGAATCGCAAACCCTGGCCACGATCACCCTCCAGAACTACTTCCGTATGTACGACAAGCTGTCCGGTATGACCGGTACCGCCGAAACCGAAGCGCAGGAGTTTTTCGACATCTACAAGATGGATGTCATGGTTATCCCGACCAACGTACCGGTAATCCGCGATGATATGGAGGATCGCATTTATCGAACGCGCCACGAGAAATACACCGCGGTTATCAACGAAATCGAGACGAAACACAAGGAAGGACGCCCGGTGCTCGTTGGTACGGTATCGGTCGAGGTATCCGAGACGTTATCGCGCATGCTCAAACGAGCCGGCATCGGCCACAATGTCCTCAACGCCAAACATCACCAGAGTGAAGCGGAAATAGTGGCCCACGCCGGTGAAGCGGGAGCGGTTACAATCGCCACCAACATGGCCGGTCGTGGTACCGATATCAAACTCGGTTCGGGTGTTCGCGAGGTGGGCGGCCTGCATATCGTCGGCACCGAGCGGCACGAATCCCGCCGGATCGACCGCCAGCTGCGCGGCCGCGCCGGTCGTCAGGGGGACCCCGGTTCATCGTTGTTTTTCCTCTCGCTTGAGGACGATCTGATGCGCCTCTTCGGCGGTGACCGCCTCGGCGGCATCATGGACCGGCTCGGCGTTGAAGAGGGCGAAGTCATCACTCATGCCATGGTGACCAAGGCGATCGAACGTGCGCAGAAGAAGGTCGAGGCCCAGAACTACGCCATCCGCAAACACACCCTCGAATATGACGACGTCATGAATGTCCAGCGCAAGTGGATCTACGAACGCCGCCTGGCGGCGCTGGAGCGGCCCTCAATCAAGGAAGAAGTGGTCGAGTTGATCGAGGATATCCTGCAACTCCTGCTCGATACCTACTGCACCGAGGACCAGCATCCCGAAGAATGGAACATGCCCGGCCTGGTTGACGAACTACGCCAGATATATCTGCTGAATCTCCAATTCTCACCGGAAGACATCATCAGTATGTCGCGCGAGTCGCTCAAGGAGCGGATACTCGGCGCGGTGATGGATTTCTACGGTCAGAAGGAGGCTTTGTACGGCGAAGAGATCATGCGCCAACTCGAACGCTACGCCGTATTGTCGACGATCGACCGCCATTGGCGCGATCATTTGGCCGAGATGGAAGAACTCCGCGCCGGTATCGGTCTGCGCGCTTACCACGGGCAAATGGGCAAACCGATCGACATCTACAAGAAGGAAGGGTTCACCATCTTCCAGAACATGGTCGATACGGTCGACAAGGAGATTGTCGGGTTGGTGTTCAAACTGCGCGTCAACATGCCCGAGAAATCTCGCGCCGAACGCCGCAGTGACATGGTTGCCACCAAAAAAGATTCGACCGGCATGGGCATGACCGGAACGCCGCCGCCCCCGGCTCCGGGCGGAGTAACACCACAGGGTGGTCCGACCGGTTCCAATCCGATGGCTGCCGCTTCCAAGGCCGGTAAGCAGGATCGTACTTTCAAACGCGAACAACCCAAGGTCGGTCGCAATGATCCTTGTCCCTGTGGCTCCGGCTTGAAATACAAAAAGTGCCACGGCCGCGACGCCTGA
- a CDS encoding response regulator, with protein sequence MRHLDERIVELRQQASTLVRLALGDLDQLARSILIVASSALQADRAVLHITDAKYDIDRLWHYGLSEAEAEKVDSFRLVLRGLPLLGGTSLLELSQADHEAFHRLETIGISDKILTTHMIGPSAGLDGLLVLSRDDKTVEYDEIDLVVLDVLSSISAGALVNCLQQNQLTDLVNSQKDLVSTSRARSEQLQRELLERRRIEQELQQAAAFARYNPSPVMRTDRSGMVLDANPQAKRVFGDDPVGQSLYDIFVHLNRNRIERLTENERYQFEHLIGTATFLFTVRLDVVSDSFLLFGTEITDRKIAERVLQAQEERSRKLLDTVQAGLAVVDMTSHEIIEANRLGIQLLGGQKNIIVGSPYSKHFGRLDGLDIAMGAQGKDAQPVEAFLIDLNGRETPILLTVTSVDFSSEIFLLLSFVDITNLKRAEEIKASQFKIFQAAVTTTNMEELLGTIHQILYTLMDAANLYIALYDNESGLYSFPYCVDEYDPVGPDPVDLTGSLTEYVRRTAQPVLVNEESMKRLKESGEITQVGQASPIWLGAPLTVSDEVIGVIAVQDYHDPERYTHADMEILSFVSGNVAMAIERLRSQQQQHRLEEKLLKAEKMESLGMLAGGVAHDLNNMLGPLVGYPELILRKLEKDNPIRKQIERIQRSAVDAAEVIQDLLTLARRGRYEMKSLNLNEVVENYLDSPSYLKLSEQRNEVRLENSLDPAIGLINGSAPHLAKVVMNLIVNAYDAMPDGGNLRVSTSVEHLSKAAGVSEQIEPGDYVVLRVKDTGSGIPEDAIGKIFEPYFSKKAMGASGSGIGLAVVYGILKDHHGSYDIISEVDVGTEFVLYFPLTEMPRQAEKADDDIQGGDETILIVDDVEEVREMACALLEMLGYITVPMENGHKALDYLKNNKVDLVVLDMIMEPDFDGLDTLREIVKHCPDQKSLIVSGYSATERVQAALELGAGGYVKKPFTVEAIGAAVRKVLDKTVTEKAVSM encoded by the coding sequence ATGCGGCATCTCGACGAACGTATCGTTGAGCTTCGCCAGCAGGCAAGCACCCTGGTACGTTTGGCGCTGGGTGATCTGGACCAACTGGCCCGGTCGATTTTGATCGTGGCCTCATCGGCGCTTCAAGCGGATCGGGCGGTACTTCATATAACGGATGCAAAATACGACATCGACCGTCTCTGGCATTACGGCCTTTCAGAGGCTGAGGCAGAGAAGGTTGACTCTTTCCGGTTGGTTTTAAGGGGATTGCCGTTGTTGGGCGGCACCAGCTTGCTAGAGCTAAGTCAAGCCGACCATGAAGCCTTCCACAGACTCGAAACGATAGGCATCAGCGATAAAATTCTAACGACCCACATGATCGGTCCCTCGGCCGGACTTGACGGCCTTCTGGTTCTATCGCGAGACGATAAAACAGTCGAATACGACGAGATCGACCTGGTTGTATTGGATGTCCTTTCCTCGATTTCAGCGGGAGCCCTGGTCAACTGCCTTCAGCAGAACCAGTTAACTGATTTGGTGAATAGCCAGAAAGACCTGGTATCGACCTCCCGGGCCAGATCGGAGCAACTTCAGCGAGAATTGCTGGAGCGCCGTCGGATTGAACAGGAACTGCAACAGGCAGCAGCTTTCGCCCGTTATAATCCCTCGCCGGTTATGCGAACCGACCGGAGTGGTATGGTACTTGATGCCAATCCACAGGCGAAGAGGGTGTTTGGTGATGATCCCGTCGGTCAGTCGCTGTATGATATATTCGTCCATCTTAACCGTAATCGAATCGAACGCCTGACCGAGAACGAGCGCTATCAATTCGAACATTTAATCGGCACCGCCACTTTCCTGTTTACGGTCAGACTCGATGTCGTGTCCGATTCGTTCCTGCTGTTCGGCACCGAGATAACCGACCGCAAAATCGCCGAGCGCGTTTTACAGGCGCAGGAGGAACGGTCGCGTAAGCTGCTCGATACCGTACAAGCCGGGCTGGCGGTAGTCGACATGACCAGCCATGAAATTATCGAGGCCAACCGCCTCGGCATACAGCTACTCGGGGGGCAGAAGAATATAATAGTAGGCAGCCCGTATAGTAAGCATTTCGGTCGACTCGACGGTCTCGATATCGCGATGGGAGCGCAGGGGAAAGATGCTCAGCCGGTCGAGGCTTTTCTGATCGATCTCAACGGACGTGAAACACCTATTCTTCTCACCGTCACCAGTGTCGATTTCTCTTCTGAGATATTCCTGCTTTTAAGTTTCGTGGACATCACGAATCTGAAACGAGCGGAAGAAATCAAGGCGTCTCAGTTCAAGATTTTTCAAGCGGCCGTGACTACTACCAACATGGAAGAACTGCTGGGAACGATTCATCAGATTCTTTACACGTTGATGGATGCCGCCAATCTTTATATCGCTCTTTACGATAACGAATCGGGGCTGTACAGCTTCCCGTATTGTGTCGATGAATATGATCCGGTTGGACCGGATCCGGTCGATCTCACGGGAAGTCTCACGGAGTATGTCCGGCGTACGGCACAGCCGGTTCTGGTAAACGAAGAATCCATGAAAAGGCTTAAAGAGTCGGGCGAGATTACCCAGGTAGGGCAGGCTTCCCCGATATGGCTGGGAGCACCGCTGACTGTCAGTGACGAGGTTATCGGTGTCATCGCAGTACAGGATTATCACGATCCGGAGCGATATACTCATGCCGATATGGAGATTCTGTCGTTCGTTTCCGGGAATGTCGCCATGGCCATCGAACGCCTAAGGTCACAGCAACAGCAGCATAGGCTGGAAGAAAAACTCCTGAAAGCGGAGAAAATGGAATCGCTCGGCATGCTGGCGGGTGGTGTGGCTCATGATCTTAACAATATGCTCGGACCCCTGGTCGGCTATCCGGAGTTAATACTGCGCAAGCTCGAAAAGGATAATCCGATTCGCAAACAGATAGAGCGAATTCAACGTTCGGCAGTTGATGCTGCCGAGGTAATACAGGACCTGCTCACATTGGCTCGTCGCGGTCGCTACGAAATGAAGTCGTTGAATCTCAATGAGGTAGTTGAAAATTATCTTGATTCGCCGTCGTATCTCAAGCTTTCCGAGCAACGTAACGAAGTCCGTTTAGAAAACTCACTTGATCCGGCTATCGGTTTGATTAACGGCTCAGCACCACATTTAGCCAAGGTAGTGATGAATCTTATCGTCAATGCCTATGATGCAATGCCGGACGGAGGCAATCTTCGGGTCAGCACTTCCGTGGAACATCTAAGCAAGGCTGCGGGAGTCAGTGAACAGATTGAGCCGGGTGACTATGTCGTTCTACGAGTGAAAGATACCGGCAGCGGCATCCCCGAGGATGCGATCGGGAAAATTTTTGAACCGTATTTTTCCAAGAAAGCTATGGGCGCCTCGGGCAGCGGTATCGGATTGGCAGTAGTCTATGGGATCCTGAAAGATCATCATGGCAGTTATGATATCATTTCTGAAGTCGATGTGGGAACGGAGTTCGTATTATACTTCCCACTGACTGAAATGCCCAGGCAAGCTGAAAAAGCGGATGATGATATTCAGGGTGGAGATGAGACCATCCTGATCGTCGATGATGTTGAAGAAGTACGGGAAATGGCCTGTGCACTTCTGGAAATGCTTGGCTATATAACCGTCCCGATGGAAAACGGACATAAAGCTCTTGATTACCTGAAGAATAACAAGGTTGATCTGGTGGTTTTAGATATGATCATGGAGCCTGATTTCGATGGCCTGGACACCCTCCGTGAAATTGTCAAACACTGTCCCGATCAGAAATCTCTGATTGTGTCCGGTTACTCTGCCACAGAGCGAGTTCAGGCAGCTTTAGAGTTGGGAGCCGGCGGCTATGTGAAGAAGCCCTTTACCGTGGAAGCGATTGGTGCCGCCGTTAGAAAAGTGCTTGATAAGACCGTGACAGAGAAGGCTGTTTCTATGTGA
- a CDS encoding CGGC domain-containing protein, translating to MTKIAIIGCKRVQDQLCIACAKCLKAISLKDGEFARYDDDLELVALGNCGDCPGLIMPKLTLMKEIATMLDRDFDVIHLGTCVVKASKTGKCPLDFDLIKNLVKQNFDKELVIGTHNY from the coding sequence ATGACAAAAATCGCGATTATCGGTTGCAAACGAGTCCAGGATCAGCTTTGTATCGCTTGTGCGAAATGCCTGAAGGCGATCAGTCTCAAAGATGGGGAGTTCGCCCGTTACGACGATGACCTCGAGCTGGTGGCGCTGGGCAACTGCGGCGATTGCCCCGGATTGATCATGCCCAAGCTGACCCTGATGAAAGAAATCGCGACGATGCTGGATCGCGACTTTGACGTTATTCACCTCGGTACTTGTGTAGTCAAAGCCAGTAAGACCGGAAAATGTCCGCTGGATTTCGACCTGATCAAGAACCTGGTCAAACAGAATTTCGACAAGGAACTGGTCATCGGCACACACAACTACTAA